The Terriglobales bacterium genome has a window encoding:
- a CDS encoding MFS transporter, producing the protein MSQSLGESKVGYNRFLLLVAGLGGLLYGVDVGIISGALPYLEATSGFNASQLSFIVAAVLLGSVISTLFAGLLADWMGRKWLMALSGIMFVISIPMIALSHTYWTLVFGRLLQGTSAGLIGVVIPLYLAECLNASSRGKGTAIFQWMLTFGFVVAASITLYFSGRLDLITKLGDAAQIFVFKDHAWRNTFWFSLPPGIVFVIGSFIVAESPRWLFRRGKKEAAYAALLRSRSEEQATAELKEMEATAAAESAKGSKGEKIKESLLRRKYVIPFVMACIILACNQLTGVNSIIAYNTTILLQGGLTDFQAHWGNLVFSIVNFLMTMVAVALVDRKGRKFLLSVGTAGIIISLACTGILFQRTEQKQVDAKDAVQKLVTPDQSLTLPFDQKTADSLLAAKGEAGNVISGRPSSIVVIYSYGDFRDATSVAISNDVAAKPISIERKLPGSAVEAFFKSPSANLEAARTAPLKIDAALITPVPSQKNGWLVAITLYLFMAFFAVGPGVCVWLALSELMPTRIRSNGMSIALLINQAVSTTIAAIFLPTVGKHGYSFMFFMFAACTVIYFITAAFFLPETKGKTLEEIEEFFEGDKKKSELAAAK; encoded by the coding sequence ATGAGCCAGAGTTTAGGTGAAAGCAAGGTCGGTTATAACCGCTTTCTGTTGCTGGTAGCAGGGCTTGGTGGTTTGCTGTACGGAGTAGACGTGGGCATTATCTCGGGCGCATTGCCCTACCTTGAAGCCACTTCTGGTTTCAATGCAAGCCAGCTTTCTTTTATTGTCGCCGCAGTACTGCTGGGCAGCGTGATCTCGACTCTGTTTGCCGGCTTGTTGGCAGACTGGATGGGACGCAAATGGTTGATGGCGCTCAGCGGCATCATGTTCGTGATCAGCATTCCCATGATTGCGCTTTCTCACACCTATTGGACCCTGGTTTTCGGCCGCTTGCTGCAAGGCACCAGCGCCGGCCTGATCGGGGTGGTGATTCCTCTGTATCTGGCGGAGTGCCTGAACGCATCAAGCCGCGGCAAAGGCACCGCTATCTTCCAGTGGATGTTGACCTTCGGCTTTGTGGTCGCAGCCAGCATTACCTTGTATTTCAGTGGTCGCCTGGATCTCATTACGAAACTTGGCGATGCCGCCCAGATATTTGTCTTCAAAGATCATGCCTGGCGCAATACTTTTTGGTTTTCTCTGCCGCCGGGCATTGTGTTCGTGATCGGCAGCTTTATCGTGGCTGAATCTCCGCGCTGGCTCTTCCGTCGCGGCAAGAAGGAGGCAGCTTATGCTGCTCTTCTTCGTTCGCGCAGCGAAGAGCAGGCAACCGCCGAGCTCAAGGAGATGGAAGCAACCGCTGCCGCGGAAAGCGCCAAGGGCTCAAAAGGGGAGAAGATCAAGGAATCACTGTTGCGCCGCAAGTACGTGATCCCCTTTGTCATGGCCTGCATTATTCTGGCCTGCAATCAACTCACAGGCGTGAATTCAATCATCGCCTACAACACCACGATTCTCCTGCAGGGAGGCCTTACCGACTTCCAGGCCCACTGGGGCAACCTGGTCTTCAGCATCGTCAATTTCTTAATGACCATGGTCGCGGTTGCGCTGGTGGACCGCAAAGGACGCAAGTTCCTGCTTTCGGTGGGGACTGCGGGCATCATTATTTCGCTGGCATGTACGGGCATCCTCTTCCAAAGGACAGAGCAAAAGCAGGTGGATGCTAAAGATGCGGTCCAGAAACTGGTGACCCCAGATCAGAGTTTGACTCTGCCTTTCGATCAGAAGACGGCTGATTCACTGCTCGCCGCAAAAGGCGAGGCCGGTAATGTTATCAGTGGCCGTCCATCGTCAATCGTGGTTATCTACTCCTATGGGGACTTTCGTGATGCTACCAGCGTCGCTATTTCCAATGACGTTGCGGCAAAGCCGATAAGCATCGAACGCAAGCTGCCCGGCAGCGCGGTGGAAGCATTTTTCAAGTCTCCATCTGCCAACCTTGAGGCGGCAAGAACAGCCCCGCTCAAGATTGACGCTGCATTGATTACTCCTGTGCCCAGCCAGAAGAATGGTTGGCTGGTGGCCATCACGCTCTATCTTTTCATGGCGTTCTTCGCGGTCGGCCCTGGGGTTTGCGTGTGGCTGGCCCTCTCTGAACTCATGCCCACGCGCATTCGCTCGAACGGCATGAGCATCGCGCTCTTGATTAACCAGGCGGTATCCACCACAATTGCAGCAATCTTTTTGCCCACGGTAGGCAAACATGGCTACTCCTTCATGTTCTTCATGTTTGCGGCGTGCACCGTAATTTATTTCATCACTGCGGCATTCTTCCTGCCTGAGACTAAGGGTAAGACGTTGGAAGAGATTGAAGAGTTTTTTGAGGGCGACAAAAAGAAGTCTGAACTCGCGGCGGCCAAATAG
- the ubiE gene encoding bifunctional demethylmenaquinone methyltransferase/2-methoxy-6-polyprenyl-1,4-benzoquinol methylase UbiE, which produces MMPAEAAKSEHIVGAAPAGAGDQSAASQAVREMFTAIAPRYDLLNHVLSCNVDRLWWWRTARTFKHILQQPEARVLDLCCGTGDMTLALLRQGEVLQSPIIGADFSHAMLQRAAKKTLAKNIRLIEADALQLPLPDERFDLVVSAFGFRNLANYDAGLQEILRVLKPGGEIGILDFGEPKGLLGKIYRVYFRRVLPFIGSMISGVRGPYAYLPASVERFPEPEEMLKRMRAAGFRDAVWKPYSFGIAGLFRAKK; this is translated from the coding sequence ATGATGCCTGCCGAAGCTGCCAAATCCGAACATATTGTGGGAGCTGCGCCTGCCGGCGCGGGCGACCAGAGCGCAGCGTCGCAGGCGGTGCGCGAGATGTTTACCGCCATTGCGCCGCGCTATGATCTGCTGAACCACGTACTTTCCTGCAATGTTGACCGGCTTTGGTGGTGGCGCACGGCGCGTACGTTCAAGCATATTCTTCAACAACCCGAGGCGCGGGTGCTCGACCTGTGTTGCGGAACGGGTGATATGACGCTGGCGCTTTTGCGGCAGGGGGAAGTTTTGCAATCGCCGATTATTGGTGCGGATTTTTCTCATGCCATGCTGCAACGTGCGGCAAAAAAAACATTGGCGAAAAACATCCGGCTGATCGAGGCCGATGCGCTGCAACTGCCATTGCCTGATGAGCGCTTTGATCTTGTGGTTTCGGCCTTCGGCTTTCGCAACCTCGCCAATTACGATGCCGGGCTGCAAGAAATTTTGCGAGTGCTGAAGCCGGGAGGCGAGATCGGCATTCTTGATTTCGGCGAGCCTAAGGGATTGCTGGGGAAGATTTATCGCGTGTACTTCCGCCGTGTGCTGCCCTTTATTGGCAGCATGATATCGGGCGTTCGCGGGCCTTATGCCTATCTGCCCGCTTCTGTAGAACGCTTTCCCGAACCTGAAGAGATGCTGAAGAGGATGCGTGCAGCAGGATTCCGCGATGCCGTATGGAAACCTTACTCATTCGGCATCGCGGGTTTGTTCAGAGCTAAGAAGTAG
- a CDS encoding peptidylprolyl isomerase has protein sequence MSRLFFNLIFILALSLSLAAQDSKPANASPAPAPVPAVPPAPAAGNAQSSPARPVAPAPGNATAAPAQPEAPAQPPLPPSTPVITLNFCPGAAPSNANAAANAPKTTCKKVITKAEFDRVLDAAIPRSRRPAGGDIPSQVKEAVAKEYVNMYIMSHEAEKRGLQNKDPLIEEMLQLSRMQVLAMALNQELQENTKLSDAEIEKYYNDNPSAFAEVSLRRLYIPKPAPAPNPTSTPANPTAANANDATPKPADADALKAAADKLHDRAAAGEDLDKLEKEAFDAAGTKQTPPPTQMGNRRHGILPPDQDALVFALDAGGVSKLFDNPGGWYLYKVESKRTLPLSDVKEEIQRKLQPEKLKDARDAITGNIKSDLNEKYFGGAPTSGPAPASGKAPSAPANNATDEPASAPKTSKAKTANNIVHKAQPAKTPAAANAAH, from the coding sequence ATGTCTCGTTTGTTTTTTAACCTTATTTTCATTCTTGCGCTTTCTTTAAGCCTGGCTGCGCAGGACTCTAAACCAGCCAACGCCAGCCCTGCGCCTGCTCCAGTTCCAGCAGTTCCGCCTGCCCCGGCAGCCGGAAACGCGCAATCATCACCTGCAAGACCCGTAGCTCCCGCGCCAGGGAATGCAACTGCGGCGCCCGCACAACCGGAAGCTCCTGCGCAGCCTCCTCTGCCTCCCAGCACTCCGGTTATTACATTGAATTTTTGCCCAGGCGCTGCCCCGTCCAACGCTAATGCCGCTGCGAATGCTCCCAAAACTACATGCAAAAAAGTAATCACCAAAGCGGAATTCGATAGGGTCCTTGACGCCGCAATTCCACGCAGCCGCCGACCTGCGGGTGGTGATATTCCTTCGCAAGTCAAAGAGGCCGTAGCCAAGGAATATGTAAACATGTACATCATGTCGCACGAGGCTGAAAAAAGGGGCCTGCAGAATAAAGACCCACTCATCGAGGAGATGCTGCAGTTATCGCGCATGCAAGTCCTGGCCATGGCTTTAAACCAGGAACTGCAGGAAAACACCAAACTCTCCGATGCTGAAATCGAAAAGTATTACAACGATAATCCTTCAGCCTTCGCAGAAGTATCTCTGCGCCGGCTTTATATTCCCAAGCCCGCTCCGGCTCCCAATCCCACTTCAACTCCGGCGAACCCAACTGCGGCTAATGCAAATGATGCAACCCCAAAGCCGGCAGATGCGGATGCTTTAAAAGCTGCCGCTGATAAACTCCATGACCGCGCCGCCGCAGGCGAAGATCTGGACAAGTTGGAAAAAGAGGCCTTTGATGCCGCTGGCACAAAGCAAACGCCTCCGCCTACTCAGATGGGGAACCGGCGCCATGGCATTCTGCCTCCAGATCAGGATGCACTGGTCTTTGCTCTGGATGCAGGCGGGGTTTCAAAACTGTTCGACAATCCTGGCGGCTGGTACCTTTACAAGGTGGAATCCAAGCGCACCCTGCCTCTGAGCGACGTCAAAGAAGAGATCCAACGCAAGTTGCAGCCTGAAAAATTGAAGGATGCTCGTGATGCGATCACGGGAAATATTAAGAGTGATCTCAATGAAAAATACTTCGGAGGAGCGCCAACCTCCGGTCCGGCACCGGCTTCTGGGAAAGCCCCTTCGGCTCCGGCTAATAATGCAACTGACGAGCCCGCGTCTGCTCCGAAAACGAGCAAGGCAAAAACCGCCAACAATATAGTGCATAAAGCTCAGCCGGCAAAAACTCCGGCTGCTGCCAATGCGGCACATTGA
- a CDS encoding OsmC family protein: MSHVTASARWTDGERFTGIAGSGHAMVIDADRQRNTAVGPMELVLIGLCTCTATDVVSILRKKREPFTGVDVHAEAERASEPPTVYTNIKLIYKISGAVSRKAAEDAVRLSKEKYCSVSAMLQKTAEITSEIELA; this comes from the coding sequence ATGTCACACGTAACAGCCAGCGCACGCTGGACCGACGGAGAACGTTTTACAGGAATTGCCGGCAGCGGCCACGCCATGGTGATTGATGCCGATCGCCAGCGTAATACCGCTGTGGGGCCCATGGAGCTGGTGTTGATTGGTTTGTGCACATGCACGGCGACCGACGTGGTCAGTATTTTACGGAAAAAACGTGAGCCCTTTACCGGAGTGGATGTCCACGCTGAGGCAGAGCGCGCGAGCGAACCGCCGACCGTGTATACCAACATCAAGTTGATCTACAAAATCAGCGGCGCGGTTTCGCGGAAGGCGGCGGAGGATGCCGTGCGGCTCTCCAAGGAAAAATATTGCTCGGTTTCTGCCATGCTGCAGAAGACGGCAGAGATTACGAGCGAGATTGAGCTGGCATAA
- the nadB gene encoding L-aspartate oxidase: MKSIPKETDFIVVGAGVAGLRAAIELAEAGRVLVLAKRELSESATQYAQGGIAVALSDEDDIGLHLQDTLDAGDGLCNPEAARVLVEEGPERIQELIDWGTAFDRHGTKLTFTREGAHSRSRVLHAHGDSTGREIGRALQAKARTLANISFSDFEFSTDLWLHDGRVSGIELIDESGGIHRLKASAVLLATGGIGQVYSETTNPPIATGDGVSMAFRAGAEISDMEFVQFHPTALYVKNTPRFLISEALRGEGAKLRNMEMLRFMPKYHEMAELAPRDVVARAIVHEMEVIPARDPVVYLDLTHLSAERIKSRFPRIYETCLQYNIDISTDMIPVRPAAHYAMGGVRTDLDGKTNLPGLFAAGEVAATGVHGANRLASNSLLEGVVFGGRAGRAMREALHLQKNTSTLASTENKQQLHHSSPDLNPKQLETHIQALRKLIWQDAGIVRDGKKLQHCIAELKKAQDLLPQPKSRREWEAHNIAINGMLIACSALARKESRGAHYRTDFPQHNDTQFKKHSIMHGPDIRFA, translated from the coding sequence ATGAAATCCATCCCCAAGGAAACAGACTTCATCGTTGTAGGAGCCGGGGTTGCCGGTCTGCGCGCCGCTATCGAGCTCGCGGAAGCCGGACGCGTGTTGGTGCTGGCCAAGCGCGAACTCAGTGAATCCGCTACGCAGTATGCCCAGGGCGGCATCGCTGTCGCGTTGAGCGACGAAGATGATATTGGACTGCATCTGCAGGATACGCTCGATGCCGGCGACGGCTTATGCAACCCTGAAGCTGCCCGCGTGCTCGTGGAAGAGGGGCCGGAACGAATCCAGGAACTGATTGATTGGGGAACCGCCTTTGACCGCCATGGCACCAAGCTAACCTTTACCCGTGAAGGGGCCCATAGCCGCTCCCGCGTTCTGCACGCCCATGGCGACTCCACCGGACGCGAAATTGGCAGGGCGCTTCAAGCCAAAGCCCGTACTCTGGCCAATATTTCTTTCAGCGATTTTGAATTCAGTACCGATCTTTGGCTGCACGACGGCCGCGTGAGCGGAATCGAGTTGATCGATGAGTCTGGAGGAATTCATCGTCTTAAAGCTTCAGCAGTTTTGCTGGCCACCGGCGGCATCGGACAGGTTTATAGCGAAACCACCAATCCCCCGATTGCCACCGGCGATGGCGTTTCCATGGCCTTTCGCGCCGGCGCCGAAATCAGCGATATGGAGTTCGTACAATTCCATCCCACTGCTCTCTACGTAAAAAACACTCCCCGCTTCCTGATCTCCGAGGCTCTGCGCGGCGAAGGTGCAAAGTTGCGCAATATGGAGATGCTGCGTTTCATGCCTAAGTATCACGAGATGGCGGAGCTGGCGCCGCGCGATGTGGTGGCGCGCGCTATTGTGCATGAGATGGAGGTCATCCCCGCACGCGACCCCGTGGTCTACCTGGATCTGACCCATTTGAGCGCAGAGCGCATAAAATCGCGCTTCCCGCGTATTTACGAGACCTGCCTGCAATACAACATTGATATCAGCACAGATATGATTCCGGTTCGCCCCGCGGCCCACTATGCCATGGGTGGCGTACGTACTGATCTCGACGGCAAAACCAACCTGCCCGGGCTGTTCGCCGCCGGAGAAGTTGCCGCCACAGGTGTCCATGGCGCCAATCGCCTGGCGAGCAATTCCCTTTTGGAAGGCGTGGTCTTTGGCGGGCGCGCGGGCAGAGCTATGCGGGAGGCTTTGCACCTGCAAAAAAATACATCCACTCTCGCTTCAACGGAAAACAAACAGCAATTGCACCACTCCAGCCCAGACCTAAACCCAAAACAACTTGAAACCCACATTCAGGCGCTGCGCAAATTGATATGGCAAGATGCAGGCATCGTCCGTGACGGCAAGAAGTTGCAGCATTGCATTGCTGAGCTGAAGAAAGCGCAAGACCTTCTACCCCAGCCAAAATCCCGGCGTGAGTGGGAAGCCCACAACATAGCCATCAACGGCATGCTGATCGCCTGCTCTGCTCTCGCGAGAAAAGAAAGCCGCGGAGCACACTATCGCACCGATTTCCCTCAGCACAACGACACTCAGTTTAAGAAGCATTCCATCATGCATGGCCCAGACATTCGCTTCGCCTAA
- the aroB gene encoding 3-dehydroquinate synthase — MKAVVRYDESVHRVSVRVKPQAYEAVIGSGLLSSAADEITAALGRASGSGRAFVVTVPPVRKHWEKTLLGSLKKKGIQFHVLEMRNGERYKNISTVEQLAEKMVKLGADRGSFVIALGGGVVGDVSGMLASIYMRGIPCIQVPTTFLAQVDASVGGKTAVNLASGKNLLGTFHQPRLVLADIATLATLPEREYRSGLYEALKCGVIRNAAIFDFMEKERERVLARDPAALEWLITECIRVKAEVVEADERENDLRRILNFGHTIGHALEAETSYRYFLHGEAVAWGMVAASMIAAAMQKTSAETAQRIINSVLAYATLPKVEVRSKNIARRILSDKKTANGVTHFVLPSEIGKVQISSEVPQKAVLQAVDELRYLSHA; from the coding sequence ATGAAAGCAGTTGTACGTTATGATGAAAGCGTGCATCGAGTATCGGTTCGGGTAAAGCCACAAGCGTATGAAGCAGTTATTGGCAGCGGTCTGCTCAGCTCTGCTGCTGATGAAATCACTGCTGCGCTGGGACGTGCCAGCGGCAGCGGGCGAGCTTTTGTGGTCACAGTTCCGCCTGTACGCAAACATTGGGAGAAGACGCTGCTGGGTTCGCTGAAGAAAAAGGGAATTCAATTCCATGTACTGGAGATGCGCAATGGTGAGCGCTACAAAAACATCTCCACGGTGGAACAGCTCGCCGAGAAAATGGTAAAGCTGGGGGCGGACCGCGGGTCGTTTGTGATTGCGCTGGGCGGAGGCGTGGTGGGAGATGTCTCTGGAATGCTGGCCTCAATCTATATGCGCGGCATCCCTTGTATACAGGTGCCCACTACCTTTCTTGCACAAGTGGATGCCTCTGTCGGCGGCAAAACCGCGGTCAACCTGGCCTCGGGGAAAAATCTTTTGGGAACGTTTCATCAGCCCCGGCTGGTGCTGGCCGATATCGCCACACTCGCGACTTTGCCGGAGCGTGAATACCGCTCCGGACTGTATGAGGCCCTGAAGTGCGGGGTGATCCGCAACGCGGCAATTTTTGATTTCATGGAGAAAGAGCGTGAGCGCGTTCTGGCACGCGATCCTGCGGCGCTGGAATGGCTCATCACGGAATGCATTCGAGTCAAAGCTGAAGTCGTAGAAGCAGACGAACGGGAAAACGATTTGCGCCGTATCCTCAACTTTGGCCATACCATTGGCCACGCCCTCGAAGCGGAAACCTCATACCGCTACTTCCTGCACGGAGAAGCAGTCGCCTGGGGCATGGTGGCGGCTTCGATGATCGCAGCCGCGATGCAAAAAACTTCCGCAGAAACCGCGCAGCGGATCATCAATTCGGTGCTGGCTTACGCCACTTTGCCTAAAGTCGAAGTGCGCAGCAAGAACATTGCTCGCCGGATTCTCTCTGACAAAAAGACCGCCAATGGTGTGACCCATTTTGTTTTGCCGAGCGAGATCGGGAAGGTGCAGATTTCGAGCGAGGTGCCGCAAAAGGCGGTGCTGCAGGCGGTGGATGAGCTGCGTTACCTTTCACACGCATGA
- a CDS encoding TerC family protein, protein MNEGIWFWVFFNAGVLVLLALDLLVLHRKPRAIKFREAIAGALFWTLLAAAFAALVFYRGGSQKALEFTTGYLIEESLSADNLFVFLVIFRFFKVGDELQHKILFWGIIGALVTRGIFIVLGVSLLRRFSWIIYLFGAFLVYTGIRLFREDEQEVHPEKNPVLKLVRRFVRVTENFEGSKFFVRRGPELWATPLFFVLLVVETTDVLFATDSIPAVLAVTPDPFIVYTSNVFAILGLRSIYFALAGMMEIFHYLNEGLAVILVFIGAKMLLSHYFVIPTGWALGVVAGILVISVAASLIFPQKQKEKTVS, encoded by the coding sequence ATGAACGAGGGAATCTGGTTTTGGGTTTTCTTTAACGCCGGTGTTCTGGTGCTGCTGGCGCTGGACCTGCTGGTTTTGCATCGCAAGCCGCGCGCCATCAAGTTTCGTGAGGCCATAGCTGGAGCCCTTTTCTGGACCTTGCTGGCGGCTGCCTTCGCTGCTTTGGTGTTCTATCGCGGAGGCAGCCAGAAGGCGCTGGAGTTTACCACCGGCTATCTTATTGAAGAGTCTTTAAGCGCAGATAATCTTTTTGTCTTCCTGGTCATCTTCCGCTTTTTCAAAGTTGGAGATGAGCTGCAGCACAAGATCCTATTTTGGGGAATCATCGGCGCGCTGGTGACCCGCGGTATTTTCATTGTGCTGGGCGTGTCTCTGCTGAGAAGGTTTTCCTGGATCATCTACTTGTTTGGCGCGTTTTTGGTTTATACCGGCATCCGGCTATTCAGGGAAGATGAGCAGGAGGTCCACCCGGAGAAGAACCCGGTGCTCAAGCTGGTCCGCCGTTTTGTGCGGGTGACAGAAAACTTCGAAGGCAGCAAGTTTTTTGTCCGGCGTGGACCTGAGCTATGGGCAACGCCGTTGTTTTTTGTGCTGCTGGTGGTGGAAACCACAGATGTCCTGTTTGCTACGGATTCCATTCCGGCAGTGCTGGCGGTCACCCCGGACCCTTTTATTGTCTATACGTCGAATGTGTTTGCCATTCTTGGACTGCGTTCCATCTACTTTGCTCTGGCAGGGATGATGGAAATTTTCCATTATCTGAACGAAGGGCTTGCCGTCATTCTGGTGTTCATTGGAGCCAAGATGCTGCTCTCTCATTACTTTGTTATCCCTACAGGTTGGGCGCTGGGAGTTGTGGCCGGCATTCTGGTGATTTCGGTTGCAGCGTCGCTCATATTTCCGCAGAAACAGAAAGAAAAGACAGTTAGTTAG
- a CDS encoding cation diffusion facilitator family transporter, translating to MRREKRTVARNSVAAAVVVTGLKLVVGLATGSLGVLSEAAHSGLDLVAALITLFSVRVSDKPADADHQYGHGKVENFSAFIETGLLSLTCVWIIWEAIRRLFYHHVEIEPTRVAFVVMIFSMIVDVWRSRALKKIADKYQSQALQADALHFGTDVLSSGVVILGLLLVLAGRRLQIAQLQNADTVAALFVAGVVMYVSSRLARQTIDALLDAAPAGVRSQIMNEVARIDGVLEVDRARIRRGGNKYFADLSVGLGRNVTFQRSEQITDMVTQAVRRVLPDADVVVHSLARPTGAENIFDRIRAVAARNNLNVHDVSVQDLKGKLHVEQHLELAETLSLKSAHDVVTQIEGEMRRDVPEISSILTHIESEPSTIEPGDRMQQNADLETRLKNIAREFPEVVDMHDVVFKRVRDRMYLSCHCTMSDELPLARVHDISTALETRFKQEAPELFKVLIHPEPQTDNRR from the coding sequence ATGCGCCGGGAAAAGCGCACGGTGGCGCGCAACTCCGTGGCGGCAGCCGTAGTGGTTACCGGCCTCAAGCTGGTTGTAGGCCTGGCAACCGGCAGTCTGGGTGTTCTGTCAGAAGCGGCCCATTCCGGGTTAGACCTTGTGGCTGCCCTGATCACATTGTTCTCGGTGCGTGTGTCGGACAAACCAGCAGATGCTGACCATCAATATGGACACGGCAAGGTCGAAAATTTTTCTGCCTTTATTGAAACCGGTCTTTTATCGCTGACTTGTGTCTGGATTATCTGGGAGGCAATTCGCCGCCTGTTTTACCACCACGTGGAGATTGAACCGACAAGGGTTGCTTTTGTGGTGATGATTTTTTCCATGATCGTGGATGTCTGGCGTTCCCGTGCCTTGAAGAAAATTGCCGATAAATACCAGAGCCAGGCTTTGCAGGCAGATGCGTTGCATTTTGGGACTGATGTTCTCTCCAGCGGAGTCGTCATTCTCGGGTTGCTGCTGGTTCTGGCCGGGAGAAGGTTACAAATTGCCCAACTGCAGAACGCCGACACGGTGGCGGCGCTGTTTGTAGCCGGTGTTGTAATGTATGTCAGCTCGCGGCTGGCACGCCAGACGATAGATGCACTGCTCGATGCCGCTCCTGCGGGTGTACGCTCCCAGATTATGAACGAGGTTGCACGGATTGACGGAGTGCTGGAGGTGGACCGGGCCCGAATCCGCCGCGGAGGGAACAAATACTTCGCTGATCTTTCCGTGGGCCTGGGGCGCAATGTGACCTTCCAGCGCTCGGAGCAAATCACCGACATGGTCACGCAGGCGGTGCGGCGCGTCCTTCCCGATGCCGACGTGGTTGTGCACTCTCTGGCCCGGCCGACAGGCGCAGAAAATATATTTGACCGTATCCGTGCGGTTGCGGCGCGCAATAATCTCAACGTGCATGACGTCAGCGTGCAGGACCTGAAAGGGAAGCTGCACGTGGAGCAGCACCTGGAGCTGGCTGAAACCCTGAGCCTGAAAAGCGCGCATGACGTTGTGACCCAAATTGAAGGCGAGATGCGCCGGGATGTGCCTGAAATTTCTTCCATTCTGACGCATATCGAGAGCGAGCCCTCTACCATTGAGCCCGGCGACCGGATGCAGCAGAACGCTGACCTGGAAACGCGCCTCAAGAACATCGCGCGCGAATTCCCGGAGGTGGTCGACATGCACGACGTTGTGTTCAAACGTGTGCGCGACCGTATGTATCTTTCATGCCACTGCACCATGTCGGATGAGCTTCCGCTGGCGCGAGTCCACGATATTTCTACTGCGTTGGAGACCCGTTTCAAGCAGGAGGCCCCCGAGCTTTTCAAAGTGCTAATTCATCCCGAACCGCAAACCGACAACCGGAGATAA
- a CDS encoding glutaredoxin domain-containing protein, with translation MKQKAVVVFCQDGCAPCEWVKAFLEVKGIAFEERDVRTDPNAVRDLVEKYRSNSTPTIIVDEEVMIGFDPERLEKMLSD, from the coding sequence ATGAAGCAAAAAGCTGTAGTCGTTTTCTGCCAGGATGGCTGCGCACCCTGCGAGTGGGTGAAAGCTTTCCTTGAGGTCAAGGGAATCGCTTTTGAAGAACGCGACGTGCGCACCGACCCAAACGCGGTACGCGATCTGGTGGAAAAATACCGAAGCAACTCGACTCCCACAATCATTGTGGATGAAGAAGTGATGATTGGTTTCGATCCCGAACGGCTCGAGAAGATGCTCTCTGACTAA